One genomic region from Drosophila subpulchrella strain 33 F10 #4 breed RU33 chromosome 2R, RU_Dsub_v1.1 Primary Assembly, whole genome shotgun sequence encodes:
- the LOC119551565 gene encoding protein jim lovell produces the protein MLKDANQELIKRRQLTTLPMTDFARQVAPAQLPLPLQLPLPLSMPLPLLAKTPTTDHAPMHSTPPTTPPTPPPLPLNMSQAATAATEAATPSGHSPPATPPSGGAPGAGSAPQDHYSLRWNNHQNHILRAFDALLQTKTLVDVTLVCAETSIRAHKMVLSACSPFFQRVFAETPCKHPVIVLKDFRGWVVQAIVDFMYRGEISVPQQRLQTLIQAGESLQVRGLVESSVPEHTPTPAASPDDFGMMDASMLSSSFEDESPSMVRPSAAGKLMMPSARLFGNPSNSMAALSLRRKREPDCDRELESDQELGGSSPMPRRKQARPRRRSGDVPHDFALNKTDTESLQTVIKHELLERAERDHDEDHDQDHAQSEADKNDSSLAETSMDQAKEKQSLKPEAPDQPLNLNESHHHLELDDEDDDDQDREEDEEEQDIEELIHTTNELRRQAAAAAANAAAMSPTPSPCPSDGPEDLCTTKKAKDGNTSATHSSDCESNNNNSSKLQDNNQRIMLSLKDIRQLNANPNPTAIHTPTSCSGGNGLLSFPPPGLRPPGLPDSPPCHMEALEAQMHAAAAAAVAAAGAGEHPFHHMEHQMEMSLAAAAAAAAMHQREPRDPRDPRDHNAFASNLLGPMGMPPFGGHNGGHPGNSGPGNGCPGQAAHERLEESMNRLSKELGKEFGKDFGKEFGKEFAPASPMSLPGHFNAPDGPPHPPSPLPFPGMSSAMTLTPPHMFGLDSPLGLFPPGMDPGKLYNPLMEMSDPRDMPGGPPPFLKKKMPRPKGQHSAPRGGPPRSWTNTELTEALQHVWNKKMTTSQASRIFGIPYNSLLMYVRGKYGKSLKLEQLRKDCISGPPIEMLQMGIGGGNGGGSGSNKSEKSKERKEKEKDKNSGSNNGSGGSSNAQGGGPSSGNGSSMPHPGELGPLGPLDLELGLPLGPPGGPRSGSSEPDLLSGPNSLFNPFNPQGFYPDFAGGFPGLPLSMLNLLPPAERHHAAAAMHHLGVTMDEDCKSVGSKQSSSMDDDFAGPGMPLSLEQRREMSATGPPLTQSNGGAGQD, from the exons ATGTTAAAGGACGCCAACCAGGAGTTGATTAAACGTCGCCAACTGACGACGCTCCCCATGACCGACTTCGCTCGTCAGGTGGCGCCCGCACAGCTGCCTCTGCCGCTCCAATTGCCGCTGCCTCTGTCTATGCCGCTACCGCTTTTGGCGAAGACTCCGACTACCGATCACGCCCCCATGCACTCCACGCCCCCAACGACGCCGCCCACGCCGCCGCCTCTGCCCTTGAACATGAGTCAGGCGGCAACGGCAGCCACAGAAGCAGCGACTCCTTCGGGGCACAGTCCACCAGCCACTCCCCCCTCAGGGGGGGCACCAGGTGCGGGCTCGGCCCCACAGGATCACTACAGCCTGCGCTGGAACAATCACCAGAACCACATCCTGCGAGCCTTCGACGCACTGCTGCAGACCAAAACGCTGGTGGACGTGACTCTGGTCTGTGCGGAGACCTCGATCCGGGCCCACAAAATGGTGCTCTCCGCCTGCTCGCCCTTCTTCCAGCGCGTCTTTGCGGAGACGCCCTGCAAGCATCCGGTCATCGTCCTCAAGGATTTCCGGGGCTGGGTGGTGCAGGCCATCGTGGACTTTATGTACCGCGGAGAGATCAGCGTCCCGCAGCAGCGCCTCCAGACCCTCATCCAGGCCGGAGAGTCGCTTCAAGTGCGGGGCCTGGTTGAGAGCTCCGTGCCGGAGCACACGCCCACGCCAGCCGCCTCGCCCGATGACTTTGGGATGATGGACGCATCGATGCTCTCCTCCAGCTTCGAGGACGAGTCGCCCTCGATGGTCCGACCGTCTGCGGCCGGGAAGCTGATGATGCCCTCCGCCCGCCTGTTCGGCAACCCTTCGAACTCGATGGCTGCCCTCAGCCTGCGACGCAAGAGGGAGCCGGACTGCGACCGCGAATTGGAGAGCGACCAGGAGCTAGGCGGGAGTTCGCCTATGCCTCGACGCAAGCAAGCCCGCCCACGCCGTCGATCCGGCGACGTGCCCCACGACTTTGCCCTGAACAAGACCGACACTGAATCCTTGCAAACTGTCATCAAGCACGAACTGCTCGAGCGAGCGGAGAGGGATCACGACGAGGATCATGACCAGGATCACGCCCAGAGTGAAGCTGACAAAAATGATTCTTCGCTAGCGGAAACGTCGATGGACCAGGCCAAGGAGAAGCAGTCGCTAAAGCCAGAAGCACCCGATCAACCCCTGAACCTCAACGAGAGCCACCATCATCTCGAGCTGGACGACGAGGACGATGACGATCAGGATCGCGAGGAGGACGAAGAGGAGCAAGACATCGAAGAGCTTATTCACACGACCAACGAGCTGAGGCGGCAGGCGGCCGCAGCCGCTGCCAATGCGGCCGCCATGTCGCCCACTCCCTCGCCCTGCCCCAGCGACGGGCCCGAGGACCTCTGCACCACCAAGAAGGCCAAGGACGGAAACACCAGTGCCACCCACTCGTCCGACTGTGAGTccaacaataacaacagcagcaaGCTGCAGGACAACAACCAGCGCATAATGCTGTCCCTGAAGGACATCCGCCAACTGAACGCCAACCCGAACCCCACAGCCATCCACACGCCCACCAGCTGCTCTGGCGGCAACGGACTACTCAGCTTTCCACCGCCAGGACTTCGGCCACCAGGACTCCCGGATAGCCCACCCTGCCACATGGAAGCGCTGGAGGCGCAGATGCACGCTGCCGCGGCTGCGGCCGTGGCTGCAGCTGGAGCCGGGGAGCATCCCTTCCACCACATGGAGCACCAGATGGAGATGTCCTTGGCGGCCGCAGCGGCTGCGGCTGCTATGCACCAGCGGGAGCCAAGGGATCCCCGGGACCCGCGCGACCACAACGCGTTTGCCAGCAACCTGCTGGGGCCAATGGGGATGCCCCCCTTCGGAGGACATAACGGAGGTCATCCGGGCAACAGTGGCCCAGGAAACGGATGTCCCGGACAGGCTGCGCACGAGCGGCTCGAGGAGAGTATGAATCGACTGAGCAAGGAGCTCGGCAAAGAGTTCGGCAAGGACTTTGGCAAGGAGTTTGGGAAGGAGTTCGCCCCAGCGTCGCCTATGAGTTTGCCGGGACACTTCAATGCACCGGATGGACCTCCGCATCCGCCGTCGCCACTGCCCTTTCCTGGCATGTCCTCTGCGATGACGCTGACGCCGCCGCACA TGTTTGGTCTGGACTCCCCACTCGGACTCTTTCCACCCGGAATGGATCCTGGCAAGCTTTACAACCCACTGATGGAAATGAGCGATCCAAGGGACATGCCTGGCGGGCCGCCTCCATTTcttaaaaagaaaa TGCCACGACCAAAGGGACAACACTCGGCGCCTCGCGGCGGTCCTCCTCGGTCCTGGACCAACACTGAACTTACGGAGGCACTGCAGCACGTGTGGAACAAGAAGATGACCACGTCGCAGGCCTCGCGCATCTTCGGCATCCCCTACAACTCCCTCCTCATGTACGTGCGGGGCAAGTACGGAAAGAGCTTGAAGCTGGAGCAGCTGCGCAAGGACTGCATCAGCGGACCACCAATCGAGATGCTGCAGATGGGCATCGGCGGAGGCAACGGGGGCGGCAGCGGCTCCAACAAGAGCGAAAAGAGCAAGGAGCGCAAGGAGAAGGAGAAGGACAAGAACTCCGGCAGCAACAACGGCTCAGGTGGCTCGTCGAATGCCCAAGGTGGCGGTCCGTCGTCTGGAAACGGATCATCAATGCCGCATCCCGGTGAACTGGGCCCCTTGGGACCGCTGGACTTGGAGCTGGGTCTTCCCTTGGGTCCTCCTGGCGGACCCCGCAGTGGCAGTTCCGAGCCGGACCTGCTGAGTGGCCCTAACTCCCTCTTCAATCCCTTTAACCCGCAAGGCTTCTACCCGGACTTCGCCGGCGGCTTTCCCGGTCTCCCCTTGAGTATGCTGAACCTGCTGCCGCCGGCTGAGCGCCACCATGCAGCGGCTGCCATGCACCACCTGGGCGTGACCATGGACGAGGACTGCAAGTCCGTGGGATCAAAGCAGTCCTCCTCGATGGACGACGACTTCGCGGGTCCAGGGATGCCACTTTCGCTGGAGCAGCGTCGGGAGATGAGCGCGACGGGCCCACCACTGACACAGTCGAACGGCGGAGCAGGGCAGGATTGA